From the Bacillus tuaregi genome, one window contains:
- a CDS encoding CPBP family intramembrane glutamic endopeptidase — MTDTKITVQFTMLTFCIAYLVSGALIALGPFGYTVHNWVHSLQQLGMNIPYSLYILSPAIASYIVLKKSNKITGFKEWLKTVFYAKNSLSIYLFVVAGLALYFLIHMAVSGRTEMVLPFYTFFLSLPGNLIIGGLEEAGWMYILQPELDKKYGFVLSSIFAGFIWILWHIPLFFIPGTNHGEGLINFWMFAVQLIAFRFFNGAIYKISGKGRVFMCVIFHTMFNAASPIFGTMTMTWAGTFAANAVIVLVSIVTVVIYNKMHKRII; from the coding sequence GTGACTGATACAAAAATCACCGTACAATTTACAATGCTGACATTTTGCATAGCCTATCTTGTGTCAGGTGCTTTGATTGCTCTTGGGCCATTCGGATATACGGTTCATAATTGGGTTCACTCGTTACAGCAATTGGGAATGAATATCCCTTATTCACTCTATATTTTGTCACCCGCTATCGCTTCCTACATCGTTCTGAAGAAAAGTAACAAAATAACAGGTTTCAAGGAATGGTTGAAAACGGTTTTTTATGCCAAAAATAGCTTATCTATCTATTTGTTCGTTGTTGCAGGACTTGCACTTTATTTTTTGATACATATGGCAGTTTCAGGCCGTACCGAAATGGTGCTTCCATTTTATACTTTCTTCCTTTCCCTGCCTGGTAATCTTATTATCGGCGGCTTAGAGGAAGCTGGTTGGATGTACATACTACAGCCTGAGCTTGATAAAAAATACGGTTTTGTTTTGTCTTCTATTTTTGCTGGATTCATTTGGATTTTATGGCATATCCCTCTCTTCTTCATTCCAGGGACGAATCACGGAGAGGGACTCATTAACTTTTGGATGTTTGCCGTTCAACTCATTGCGTTTCGGTTTTTCAACGGGGCAATCTACAAAATATCAGGAAAGGGCCGTGTGTTTATGTGCGTAATATTCCACACCATGTTCAATGCGGCCTCCCCCATCTTCGGCACCATGACTATGACATGGGCGGGAACCTTTGCCGCAAATGCTGTGATTGTTCTTGTTTCAATTGTAACCGTTGTGATATACAACAAAATGCACAAACGAATAATATAA
- a CDS encoding L-lactate permease codes for MTFTQNFTIVFDNLALTALVAVLPILYFFWALAIKRMTGHIAGLKTLVLAVVLAIFAFKMPAEMAIMSASQGAAYGILPIGWIIVTSVFLYKLSVKSGQFEIIRNSVQSITEDRRLQALLIAFSFGAFLEGAAGFGAPVAISAALLVGLGFHPLYAAGICLLANTAPVAFGAIGIPITAMAGPVGMDAMEISKMVGRQLPFISLFVPLYLVILMAGFRRAIEILPAILVSGLSFALTQFLTSNFLGPELPDILSALVSLLALVIFLRFWKPKTIFNFKGEEKKATPLAVKNGRVNGFHYTGRQVFKAWSPFLVLTALISFWGIHDMKAALTGQYEGTNSLLKEVNSLGQVLTYSPEVPFLHNKIFNAAGEAITAVYKLELLGAAGTAILIACLITKYITRLSWRNWLFTFFETIQELKRPLLTIGSVVAFAYVANTAGMTHALGMVIAKTGSLFPFFSPFLGWLGVFITGSDTSANLLFGNLQKISAMQVGMDPLLAVAANASGGVTGKMISPQSIAVACAAVGLAGKESDLLRFTLKHSFFLVILVGILTFLQSNVLSWMIP; via the coding sequence ATGACATTTACGCAAAATTTCACGATCGTTTTCGATAATTTAGCTCTAACAGCCTTAGTGGCTGTTCTCCCTATTTTATATTTTTTCTGGGCACTTGCGATTAAACGAATGACAGGACATATAGCTGGATTAAAGACTTTGGTGCTAGCTGTTGTCCTTGCCATCTTCGCCTTCAAAATGCCCGCTGAAATGGCCATTATGTCTGCCAGTCAAGGGGCTGCCTATGGTATATTACCGATTGGCTGGATCATTGTCACGTCTGTATTTCTTTATAAGCTCTCGGTCAAAAGCGGACAGTTCGAAATCATTCGTAACTCTGTCCAATCGATTACAGAGGACCGCCGCTTACAAGCTTTACTGATTGCCTTTTCATTCGGAGCTTTCCTGGAAGGAGCTGCCGGCTTCGGGGCACCTGTTGCGATTTCAGCCGCCTTGCTTGTAGGTTTAGGCTTTCACCCATTATACGCTGCAGGGATTTGTCTATTAGCCAATACAGCACCTGTGGCCTTTGGAGCGATTGGGATTCCGATTACTGCGATGGCAGGTCCTGTCGGGATGGATGCCATGGAAATATCTAAAATGGTCGGACGCCAGCTTCCCTTTATTTCCCTGTTTGTTCCGCTTTACTTGGTCATCCTAATGGCAGGCTTCAGACGAGCCATTGAGATACTTCCTGCCATCCTTGTTTCAGGACTGTCCTTTGCCCTCACGCAATTTTTAACCTCAAACTTCTTAGGACCTGAATTACCAGACATTCTATCGGCCTTGGTCTCCTTATTGGCGCTTGTCATTTTCTTAAGATTTTGGAAACCAAAAACGATTTTCAACTTTAAAGGGGAAGAAAAAAAGGCTACACCTTTAGCAGTAAAAAATGGAAGAGTAAACGGATTTCACTATACAGGTCGACAGGTATTCAAAGCATGGTCTCCGTTTTTAGTCTTAACCGCACTCATTTCCTTTTGGGGTATTCATGACATGAAGGCAGCATTGACTGGACAGTATGAAGGAACGAATAGCCTTCTAAAAGAAGTGAATTCACTCGGACAAGTGCTCACCTATTCACCGGAGGTACCCTTTTTACATAATAAAATTTTCAATGCAGCAGGTGAAGCGATTACCGCTGTATACAAGCTTGAATTATTAGGTGCGGCAGGGACTGCTATCTTAATAGCCTGTTTGATTACAAAATATATTACTCGTTTATCCTGGAGGAATTGGTTATTCACCTTTTTTGAAACGATACAGGAATTGAAGCGCCCTCTTTTAACCATTGGTTCTGTCGTAGCCTTTGCCTATGTAGCCAACACCGCCGGGATGACACACGCGCTTGGGATGGTTATCGCCAAAACAGGTTCATTATTCCCATTCTTCTCTCCATTCCTTGGCTGGCTCGGTGTCTTTATTACAGGATCAGATACCTCAGCCAACCTCTTGTTTGGGAATCTGCAAAAAATATCGGCCATGCAGGTTGGCATGGACCCGTTGCTTGCAGTCGCTGCCAATGCTTCCGGTGGCGTTACCGGAAAAATGATATCACCACAATCGATTGCCGTTGCCTGTGCCGCTGTTGGACTGGCAGGCAAGGAATCTGATTTACTTCGCTTTACGCTAAAGCATAGCTTTTTCCTAGTCATTCTGGTTGGAATATTGACCTTCCTGCAAAGCAACGTCCTGTCGTGGATGATACCGTAA
- a CDS encoding chorismate mutase, producing the protein MEEINLEDLRIQIDKVDRELIKLLAERFELTEQVGVYKAKKNLNPQDKSREAKQFEKLEKLSLENGLNPEYAQKIFRCVMDIAISRHLEIGK; encoded by the coding sequence ATGGAGGAAATCAATCTAGAGGATTTACGGATTCAAATTGATAAAGTGGATCGTGAATTAATCAAATTACTAGCAGAACGTTTTGAGTTAACGGAGCAAGTGGGGGTATACAAAGCAAAAAAGAATCTGAATCCACAGGATAAAAGTCGAGAAGCTAAGCAATTTGAAAAATTGGAGAAGCTTTCCCTAGAAAATGGTCTAAATCCAGAATATGCTCAAAAAATCTTCAGATGTGTAATGGATATTGCCATATCCCGTCATCTAGAAATAGGAAAGTAG
- a CDS encoding NupC/NupG family nucleoside CNT transporter: MNVLWGIAGILVVFGLAFLLSTNRKAINMRTILGGLAIQILFAFIVLKWNAGRAGISWVSDRVQDVINSAAEGISFVFGPAADTANFGFVFAFQVLTIIIFFSSLISVLYYLGIMQFFINIIGGGLAKLLGTSKAESMSAAANIFVGQTEAPLVIRPFLPKMSQSELFAVMTGGLASVAGSTLVGYALLGVPMNYLLAASFMAAPAGLIMAKLVVPETEKIEEKGFKMETDTASTNVIDAAARGASDGLSLALNIGAMLLAFISLIALINLIFGGIGGLFGYPNLTMEGILGIIFSPLAFAVGVPWSEAVAAGSYIGQKLVLNEFVAYTAFAPQIPELTPKTVIVVSFALCGFANLTSLASLLGGIGGLAPSRRPDIAKMGLRSVAAGMLASLLSAAIAGMFL; this comes from the coding sequence ATGAATGTATTATGGGGAATAGCAGGGATTTTGGTTGTGTTTGGGTTAGCTTTTTTACTTTCAACCAATCGAAAGGCGATTAATATGAGGACCATTTTAGGGGGATTGGCGATTCAAATACTATTTGCCTTTATTGTGCTAAAATGGAACGCTGGACGAGCTGGAATCAGCTGGGTATCAGATCGGGTTCAGGATGTGATTAACAGTGCTGCTGAAGGGATTAGCTTTGTATTTGGGCCCGCTGCCGATACGGCCAACTTCGGTTTTGTCTTTGCTTTTCAGGTATTAACGATTATTATTTTCTTTTCCTCTCTAATTTCAGTGCTTTATTATCTAGGAATTATGCAATTCTTCATTAACATCATTGGCGGTGGTTTAGCCAAGCTGCTAGGAACGAGTAAGGCCGAATCCATGTCAGCTGCCGCTAATATTTTTGTTGGACAGACAGAAGCACCGCTTGTCATACGGCCTTTTCTGCCAAAAATGTCTCAATCAGAGCTTTTCGCTGTTATGACAGGCGGACTGGCGTCAGTTGCCGGCTCAACCCTTGTTGGTTACGCCCTATTAGGGGTTCCGATGAATTATTTATTGGCAGCCAGTTTCATGGCTGCCCCTGCCGGATTAATTATGGCAAAGCTGGTTGTTCCTGAAACGGAAAAAATTGAGGAAAAGGGTTTTAAAATGGAAACTGATACCGCCTCCACGAATGTTATTGATGCAGCAGCACGTGGTGCCAGTGATGGTCTCTCCCTTGCCTTGAATATCGGGGCGATGCTTTTGGCGTTTATTTCCTTAATCGCCTTAATTAATTTGATTTTTGGAGGGATTGGTGGATTGTTCGGATATCCGAACCTGACGATGGAAGGGATTTTGGGTATCATCTTCTCCCCACTAGCCTTTGCCGTCGGGGTGCCGTGGTCGGAGGCTGTTGCTGCCGGAAGCTATATCGGGCAGAAGCTCGTCTTAAATGAATTTGTTGCTTATACCGCCTTTGCTCCGCAAATACCCGAGCTTACGCCAAAAACGGTTATCGTCGTCAGCTTTGCACTATGCGGCTTTGCCAACTTAACCTCCCTAGCATCTCTGCTAGGGGGAATCGGTGGACTTGCTCCAAGTAGACGGCCAGACATTGCCAAAATGGGTCTTCGCTCCGTTGCCGCCGGCATGCTTGCATCACTATTAAGTGCCGCTATTGCCGGGATGTTTTTATAG